Proteins co-encoded in one Myotis daubentonii chromosome 8, mMyoDau2.1, whole genome shotgun sequence genomic window:
- the RNF152 gene encoding E3 ubiquitin-protein ligase RNF152, whose product METLSQDSLLECQICFNYYSPRRRPKLLDCKHTCCSVCLQQMRTSQKDVRCPWCRGITKLPPGFSVSQLPDDPEVLAVIAIPHASEHTPVFIKLPSNGCYMLPLPISKERALLPGNMGCRLLPGSQQKPVTVVTIPAEQQPLQGGAPPEAAEEEPDRRGVVKSSTWSGVCTVILVACVLVFLLGIVLHNMSCISKRFTVISCG is encoded by the coding sequence ATGGAGACGCTCTCCCAAGATTCCTTGCTGGAATGTCAGATCTGTTTCAATTATTACAGTCCCCGGCGAAGGCCCAAGTTGCTGGATTGCAAACACACCTGCTGCTCGGTGTGCCTTCAGCAGATGAGGACGAGCCAGAAGGACGTGAGGTGCCCGTGGTGCCGAGGCATCACCAAGCTGCCTCCGGGCTTCTCCGTGTCACAGCTCCCCGACGACCCCGAGGTCCTCGCCGTTATCGCCATCCCGCACGCCTCCGAGCACACCCCGGTCTTCATCAAACTTCCCAGCAACGGGTGCTACATGCTGCCCCTTCCCATCTCCAAGGAGCGCGCGCTGCTGCCCGGAAACATGGGCTGCCGCCTGCTGCCCGGGAGCCAGCAGAAGCCAGTCACTGTGGTGACCATCCCTGCGGAGCAGCAGCCTCTGCAAGGCGGGGCTCCCCCGGAGGCAGCGGAGGAGGAGCCAGACCGGCGGGGCGTGGTGAAAAGCTCCACTTGGTCGGGGGTGTGCACTGTGATCTTGGTGGCCTGCGTCCTGGTCTTCCTGCTGGGCATCGTGCTTCACAACATGTCTTGCATTTCCAAGCGCTTCACTGTGATATCCTGTGGCTGA